Sequence from the Argentina anserina chromosome 7, drPotAnse1.1, whole genome shotgun sequence genome:
ACTCACTACCAGTACAGTAATTCGATACAGTTTGATAATGAAATCTCATATCGATATTTGATTAAagggcaaattataaaaaaatactaTCTCCtaacttatattagaaaaagtcactatttatgaattaattataaaaaaatcatcacatttaagtggaaattataaaaaggtcaacaaaattagaaaaaagtcactttaaaaatattttatgaactATTTTGCCCattcttacttttttttttttttcattcgttttctaatttcggccataactttctcgtccggtgatagattttgacgaaattggtaccgttagaaaaatctcgctcccctctttcatttgatatactacccactccAAATCAACCAACCGTATAAGGCGCAACAACAATCGCAAAGGATTGCCGCCATCGATGGCGGTGCTTCAAGCAATTCCGGCAAACCGAAGCTCAAGGTTCCCTAAATCTAGTTATTCTCTacattctgagcatacttataccaatctcatttgtattttaatatttccacatttcctcacagcatgtcacacctactgtcacaacacCTGTCACAGGCACTGTCACATGCGCTGTCACAAaacctgtcacactatctatttacactaactgtcacacccactgtcacacctactgtcacaaccactatcatactacatattacactaactgtcacacccactgtcacaaccaTTGTTACACATATTGCCCCTGTCACAAATTACCTGATGCGACTATTACATCCGTAATCTGTTCTATAAATTACATCCTACGTGAGCCGTGAGAAGAAAAGGTTCGGTAAAATTCCGTGGACTCGGCTCCCCTCGGCTCCACCTAATCCGCTAATAGCCATCCACGTTTTGTGACGCAGGAAAgttctcccgtgcgccagtaaAGTCCCTTTTTTAGTCATTTAAGACCAATATCTCAACAGACCAAACTACCCCTTATCCCTCCAGGAATATTCTAGATCCTCAGCCCCCCAACCGTCATTTCACACCACCGAATGGGCCCGCCGGCCCAATCCATCACTGCAAATATCGCCGCTTGCGCACCAAGAAAAAGTCGAAATATAAACAGAAGACTCCAACACTCATCCAGTGTTCTATTCCTTCATCCATTTCGTCGGTACCGAGAAATCTCATATTCAACAAAAATGGGCCGGAAGTTCTTCGTCGGCGGCAACTGGAAATGCGTAAGTCTCTGATCCGATCtctgtttctctctcctctatTTTGAGCTGTGCGAATCTGATTCCGATCGCAAAACTGTAGTATTTAACCGATCAGCTTAGCCgatctttagtttttggtaGCTGATTTGTTATTAGGTTTGAGTTTGAGCAAATTAGGGTTGATGTGCTTATACGTGAGTTGAATCTGAGTGCAGAATGGAACACTCGATGAGGTGAAGAAGATCGTGAACTTGCTCAATGATGGAAAAGTGCCGTCATCAGATGTTGTGGGTGAGTATTGGCCGCTGATTAGTTAATTTGTACAAGTTGGATTAGATTTGTACATTTTTTTTACTGTTTTGATTTATCAGATTTACTGTGATCTGTATGAGTTACCTgattgttaattttttttactgtgtTGGTGTTGCTGATGCAGAAGTTGTGGTGAGTCCTCCGTATGTGTTTCTTCCACTGGTGAAGAGCACGTTGAGGTCAGATTTCCATGTCGCGGCACAGAACTGCTGGGTGAAGAAGGGTGGTGCCTTCACTGGTGAAGTCAGGTGTGTATTCGTCACTTACTAGTGACTTTTATATTGTCATGATCTTGATGAAGCTATTGGCTAATGCTATAATCAGTTAGATTCCGTGTTCATAGTTTGGAACCTATAATACTGTAGTTAGAGAAGGATTTCTACTATTTAGTGTTATCAATATATGATTATTACTTATTAGTGTAGTGTATTCATAGTTGGATATTGTGATAGACTGATAGGTGTGAGATTGGTCAAATTATGTATATAATGTACTTGCATTCGTGTCAGTAACTTCAAGTTGATTTGTTGTGTGCGTTCAGTGCTGAGATGCTTAAAAACCTTGAGGTTCCATGGGTCATCCTTGGCCACTCTGAAAGAAGAGCTCTTTTGGGTGAAACCAATGAGGTAGTTTCTTCCCTGTGTAGAAACTTGCATTTATATGGTGTTGCCATTGGATTTATATCAACTAGTGCTGATCACTGAACAGTGGTTATCGTTTCCTGTTGCTAACAACATCATTCGAACGCTGTTTCAGTTTGTTGGGGATAAGGTTGCTTATGCACTTTCCCAAGGCTTGAAGGTGATCGCCTGTGTTGGTGAGACTCTTGAGCAGCGAGAAGCGGGATCAACTATGGAAGTTGTTGCTGCACAAACCAAGGCAATTGCTGGTACATATCAAATTCCATCTGAGGTTCATATTGCAGATGCTAAAAGATTTCTTTAGTCgctttaattttaaattttgttttgcCCTGCAGAGAAAGTGAAAGACTGGACCAACATTGTTTTGGCTTATGAGCCAGTGTGGGCTATTGGAACCGGGAAGGTTGCATCTCCAGCTCAGGCCCAGGAAGTGAGTTATGCCTTACTAAATTTTCTGGTTATAGTTTGGTTGATTAGATGTAGTCTTGTTTATTGCTTTTCATTGTAGAGCATGGTCAAGAATTTTACTGGTATATTTGTAAACCACAATTAGTGGAAATCTCTTTTGTTCATATGCTTGAGAAAACTAAACATTATTGAACTGAATTCAAGTGAACAGTTTTCGCTAAGCTGTTACCAGTCTCTTTTCTGGTAATTTCCTGGGTAATGTGTGCGTGTTATTAACATTTACTGCAGTACATTCTGCTATGTCATTTTATTCACAGAAATTCTCTTACGACAGGTGCATTGTGAATTGAGGAAATGGCTTCATGCAAACACAAGTCCTGAGGTTGCTGCAACAACCAGGATCATATATGGAGGTGATGTTATGAATTTCTTATGCATAAGCTTGTTGTTTATCTGTTTGTGTAGTCTATCTTTAGCTGAATTcgctctctcactctctctcataTTTGAACCAACTGGAATAAATATTTGTTTGCTGATGATCTTTATTCAACTCGGGTTTTGCTctcatataattttctttccttgccttaattattatgtattttttcTCGCCATGAATTCATGACCTTGTGGTTGAAACTGCATTGGGCATGCTTTTGATTCTGTATGTGGATGCTATTTTTTATTGATGGATGGTGATGGCGAGACTATACTAAGAGATAAACTCGTTTCCTGTTCCCTTTCTGATGCCTTTTTGAAAATTGTAATTCCTCAGGCTCCGTTAATGGTGCAAACTCTAAAGAGCTGGCAGGTCAGCCCGATCTTGATGGATTTTTGGTTGGTGGTGCCTCTTTGAAGGTAATGATTATGATGTTAATTGGAGCTCATGAATATTCTTGTTTCTTTGATCAAAGACTAGTTTTCTCTTATTTTCTTACATGTGTGTTTTTTCTGCAGCCCGAGTTTATTGACATCATCAACGCTGCTGTGGTGAAGATAGCCTAGAGGGTTGGCACCTGAGGAGTGTAGTGTGACTTGAAATCTCGTGTTCATGTCCGTACAATTTTACAAATAATATGCCTTTTTGTATTCCGATCAGCACCCTGTCCTGGGTTTTTCCTGTATGAACGCTACAGTTTCAGTGCCTTTAATGTTTTTGCGCTAGCTTTTGATGtgggaagaaaacaaaatgaagtCAGTGAAGATTGATGATCTGATGTAGCAATATTCTCGCTTCTTAAGGAAAGTAAATCGCTcagataaaaaagaagaagaggaaagtaAATCGCAATTGCTTGATAGAGCTGAGTCTCTTTTTGTAGAGTACCTGAGGCTTTTCTAGCTCTATGGTTCAATGGTGTACACCCAGTCATCGACGCTTACTTATCTTTTGATGTTCTATAAAGGTCATCTGCTGTGGCCTGTGAGTGCCTTCCACAGAGACACTATCCAGATCGCTCTGCGTCCGAAAATATCTTGATACAGATTTTCGTGTTGACTAACACCTCTACATCATTTCCGTACACTTGTAGTGGTTCTTTTTGACACTTTCTTGAGGACCCGTCTAGATAGCCAATATTCATAATCATAGATGCATGAAAATTGAAACCACAATAAGTGGAACAAAAGTCATTGATATAAGGGCCACAGGGGTCGGTATGTGGTCGTTGACTTGATCGTAGAACACCTTCTGTCCCTTTGAATCGCCGAAATTGAGATTAAAGATAACAACATTATTGAGAGCAGTTTCAACATTGgctgaaaactcaaaaacaaggGAATATAAGATTGGCTTGATGGTCAAGGATTACCGAACATGAGATGATAACCGGCAATTATAGACTACCATGAATCTTATAATCATAATAACGTCACTGTGCTAATATTTACCATATCTTTTGCCCCCTTTGGATAGTCATAACTAATTGGGCTGGAAAAAGTCCAACATCGACTATCTTTCTTGTGTTGTTTTTCTTGTAAAACTTCGTCTTTTCACACTAATATGCGAGACTGCGGTGGCATTTGACGTCGTCGTACAATTTTGAAGTCATTAATGGTTGTGAGTTCTCAACTTCTCATCATCTATTCAATGCATAGAGCATGCAAGGATATAAAATGTAAAAGATTTGTCGCAAATAAGGAATATAAATCTTGAGTAAGACGATCAAAATCTTGAACTGAAAAGAAATCACTAGATGTTTCATTAGATCGCATGTACCGACCCCTATAACGACATGTATGGGATTTTGGTCGGTTTTCTCTTCGTAGAAATTTTAATAGTTTGTTTAGACAACTACATTTTTgcacaaattaaaattaatggtCAATCTGTCGAGGTTGTTGTGCGATAATTTACTGATGTGATCTAGTGATCTATACTCCAAGATTCTATATATCTATTTTTTGACGGGTACTTATTATGCTCGTGTTTGAGTTTTCACACTGCCTTTACTGAACTCCAGGCTGAGAGCCAAGTAGTTAGCTCCCATTGATTTGATACATGAACAAAGTCTACATAGTGTTCaccttctctttttttcttcttctatattTGGTTCTATACTTGCTCTGTAAAACGAGCTATATATTTAGCAAATTTTCCAAGACAAGGTGTAAGGTTGCAGCCATGCAAGGCTGTCACATGAACTACGAACAACTCCCAACACTTATTACTACAAGTTgcaaataaataaacttcaaaTGGGAGGCCAAGTCAACCCTTCTACTCTTACTGTCCATCGCGAAGGCCCCTAGATTTGTAATCACAGAACATAACCTTTCCACACGGCTCCAAAGTTTCAAATCAACTCTTGTGGGATTTTGCTCACTCAATTGCGGGTTACGCATGTTGGTCACCGTTGGGTGGTTGTAGAGACGCCCCTAGCTTTCACACTGGGAAAGGGGAGAGGAGCGAGTTAGGACATCATCTTTGATTCACGGGTTTTGCTTGAACTTGTTTACACTAGTTTGGTTCTCCTCTctatttcttctccttctttttgTTGCGTCTGACAGAAATAGAGCTTGAGGTCTGCTGTCATGGGTTCCTGCCTTAGTTCTAGGATCAAAGCTGACAGCCCGCTTCATAATGGTAAGTGGTTTTTGAATCATGAACTGGTTTCTATTCTacagttttgattttttttttcttggattAAGGGTGTTAAAGTTGGTTGCTTTTGATTGATGAAACATGCACCAGAGTGTATATTAGCTCAAGAAACTTCATTTGGCAACTGCGTTTTTGGTTTCAATATCTTCTCTCTAACATTGAAGTTTGAGTTTTTGGTACTATGCTTGCGggatgttaaattttgtagaCTTGGATTTGACAAATTGGGCACTAGGAACTTCAAACTTCATTTGGCTATTGGGATTTTGGTTTCACTATCTGATTTTGATCATTGAAGTATTGGGATCATAAAgtcattatctttctgtatagAGCTTGGGGGTATTACAGTTGTTAGCTTGGTTATGATAAATTGGGCTCTACATCTATGACAGCTATGAATTGGTCTTTTCATGTTTCGGTATCTGCTACGCAACACTATTGTTCTGTTGGGTCCTGCTCCTTTTGTTTATATGATTGTTAATTGTTACTTATCTGGTTACTCAGAAGTTAGAGAGATGAAGAGCGAAAAACTGGAATCTTTAGTTCTAGTTAGTGGTCATAACCAAGTTCAAAGAATGAACTTCTGAGTTCAAAGATTCGATCATTgttctgttcaacttttgtCAAAAGGGAGTAGAGTACATCCCGTGTCTTTTGCTTTAAAGAGGAACATCAAGAGAATAAATCTTTATAGCTAAGGCACactttttttcttgatttctaTTCTAAAATATTCAATGAAGCTTGTATTCTTGATCTATTAAATATGAGATTCATAGATTGGGTGGGCAAGCTTTCTAATTGGTATGAACTACTACAATATAATAGatttctgatacatattttgaCTGAACCTCTAATACCATGTTAGGTTTAGATTATCATCATAATACAGAACTAAAGTTCCAAGTTTGAGCCAATGTCGTATTATTATCAAACTAATCACATACTTCCAAAAGTCATGGAATACCTAAATTGAACTCAATATGGACTTATTACTGATTACACAGTGACATTGATGAAATTTGTTTAGAACCCTTACATCTGTCATGTACTCAAAGTTGATCTCTTATATTTCTTGTTTAGGAAACTCTAATAGCAAGGTGTCATCTATCTCGGTACCTTCAACCCCTCGAACAGAGGGTGAGATCTTGATGTCCTCCAACTTGAAGAACTTCTTCTTTAATGAACTGAAAACAGCCACCAGGAACTTTCGTCCTGACAGTATGGTGGGTGAAGGTGGTTTTGGCTGTGTTTTTAAGGGCTGGGTTGATGAGAATGCATTAACAGCTGCCAAGCCTGGTACTGGAATGGTTATTGCTGTGAAGAGGCTGAACCAAGAAGGTCTTCAGGGTCACAAGGAATGGTTGGTGAGTATAACTTTTTCCTTCATTGTGTGCGTTCACTTCCCTGATatctcttcttcattttcttttctggtATCCCCAGAATTAGAGGTTGCTCATACTAATGGAGCATGCCAATAATAAATTTTGAGACTGTTACACATTGGTCAATTGATTATAGTTGAAGGCAAGGTATTATACAATCTTATTATTTATTGCTCCTAAATAGTTGCAACAAGTAGAATATTGCATGTAATATTTTCAGATGATTTGTTAACTTCGTGGTTCTTGTTGGCATACAGACGGAAATCAACTATCTAGGACAGCTTcgacacccaaatcttgtgaAGCTGATTGGTTACTGCTTGGAGGACGACCACCGGCTATTGGTGTATGAATTCATGCCTCGTGGAAGCTTGGACAATCATCTATTTAGAAGTGAGTTATGACCTTCCTTCACTTTTTGGACCTTTAATCTTCTATAGGAAACAATACCATCAACATTGGTGATCCAGCCTTTTGGTATGAAATAAAGATTTGGGGCTAACCTGTTGTTGGAACAGGGGCTTCCTACTTTCAACCGCTTTCATGGTCCCTTCGTATGAATATTGCCCTTGGTGCTGCTAAGGGTCTAGGATTTCTTCACAGTGATGAGGCAAAAGTGATCTATCGGGACTTTAAAACTTCTAATATCCTGTTGGATTCAGTAAGTGAAATGTTTAAATTTTGAACTTTATGGCATCTAGAAGACTTCTGATAGACTTGCTCACAATTTTTTTCCTCCTTTCATTGGAAAATAACAGGCCTACAATGCCAAGCTCTCTGATTTTGGCTTAGCCAAGGATGGACCAGCAGGTGATAGAAGCCACGTCTCAACAAGGGTCATGGGAACATATGGTTATGCGGCTCCTGAGTATATGGCTACAGGTACTTTAATTTAACAGAAAGGGGATATTTATGAATGCATCTATTTTGCACATGTCGTAAACTATGTTTGTCATTCTTCCACTTAGTAGTCCAATTTGACCAGTTATATAGTCCAATGTGATCAGTTATGTCATTCATCCATTTCGTAGTAGAATGTGACCAGTTGATATCATGACCAAAGATATAGTGTCCCTACCAAACCAGGCCTATGTCATCTTAAAAGAAGGGCAACTAGTGACATGGGCAGTGAAGTCCTACATCCTTGTGCAGAAAGAGTACGCAGAGGCGGCTGATTTCTCATATTCTTCACTTCTATAGTATTCTGGAAGAAATTGCTTCTCCAATCGCCAATTTTGACCAGCTTCTGGCATTGATTCcttcttcattctttttcaGATTTCTTTAGAATCAATTCTCCATCTTCGCCCTGAACCATTATGTTTCCAATTGTTTTACTCATTCATATAAACTGTTATTATGTTGTTAACAAGAAAGAAAGACATCCAT
This genomic interval carries:
- the LOC126801464 gene encoding triosephosphate isomerase, cytosolic, giving the protein MGRKFFVGGNWKCNGTLDEVKKIVNLLNDGKVPSSDVVEVVVSPPYVFLPLVKSTLRSDFHVAAQNCWVKKGGAFTGEVSAEMLKNLEVPWVILGHSERRALLGETNEFVGDKVAYALSQGLKVIACVGETLEQREAGSTMEVVAAQTKAIAEKVKDWTNIVLAYEPVWAIGTGKVASPAQAQEVHCELRKWLHANTSPEVAATTRIIYGGSVNGANSKELAGQPDLDGFLVGGASLKPEFIDIINAAVVKIA
- the LOC126803143 gene encoding receptor-like cytoplasmic kinase 176, yielding MGSCLSSRIKADSPLHNGNSNSKVSSISVPSTPRTEGEILMSSNLKNFFFNELKTATRNFRPDSMVGEGGFGCVFKGWVDENALTAAKPGTGMVIAVKRLNQEGLQGHKEWLTEINYLGQLRHPNLVKLIGYCLEDDHRLLVYEFMPRGSLDNHLFRRASYFQPLSWSLRMNIALGAAKGLGFLHSDEAKVIYRDFKTSNILLDSAYNAKLSDFGLAKDGPAGDRSHVSTRVMGTYGYAAPEYMATGHLTAKSDVYSFGVVMLEMLSGRRAVDKNRPTGEHSLVEWAKPYLASKRRVLQIFDARIDGQYPEASALKAVNLAIRCLSTEPKFRPVMSEVVKSLEQLQEPEDMEGPESSQNEPRQNLHASSSNGPQNRRRSMNRTSNAKNAYLQRPAASRGNT